The Takifugu rubripes chromosome 3, fTakRub1.2, whole genome shotgun sequence genome contains a region encoding:
- the LOC115249092 gene encoding tubulin alpha-1C chain-like, producing the protein MRECISIHVGQAGVQIGNACWELYCLEHGIQPDGRMPSDKTIGGGDDSFNTFFSETGAGKHVPRAVFVDLEPSVIDEVRTGTYRQLFHPEQLITGKEDAANNYARGHYTVGKELIDVVIDRIRKLSDHCTGLQGFLVFHSFGGGTGSGFTSLLMERLSVDYGKKSKLEFSVYPAPQVSTAVVEPYNSILTTHTTLEHSDCAFMVDNEAIYDICRRNLDIEHPTYTNLNRLISQIVSSITASLRFDGALNVDLTEFQTNLVPYPRIHFPLATYAPVISAEKAYHEQLTVAEITSACFEPANQLVKCDPRHGKYMACCLLYRGDVVPKDVNAAIATIKTKRTIQFVDWCPTGFKVGINYQPPTVVPGGDLAKVQRAVCMLSNTTAIAEAWARLDHKFDLMYAKRAFVFWYVGEGMEEGEFSEAREDMAALEKDYEEVGADTVGDEDEDGEEY; encoded by the exons ATG CGTGAGTGTATCTCTATCCATGTgggtcaggctggggtccaGATTggcaatgcatgctgggaactgTATTGCCTGGAGCATGGGATCCAGCCTGATGGAAGGATGCCCAGTGATAAAACAattggaggaggagatgattcTTTCAATACCTTCTTTAGTGAGACTGGGGCAGGAAAACACGTCCCCAGGGCTGTTTTTGTAGACCTGGAACCGTCTGTGATTG ATGAGGTGCGTACAGGGACCTACCGCCAGCTGTTTCACCCTGAGCAGCTGATCACTGGCAAGGAGGATGCTGCCAACAACTATGCTCGTGGACACTACACTGTGGGCAAAGAGCTCATCGATGTAGTGATCGACAGGATCCGCAAACTG TCTGACCACTGCACCGGCCTTCAGGGCTTCCTGGTGTTCCACAGCTTTGGAGGTGGAACCGGCTCTGGTTTCACCTCCCTGCTGATGGAGCGTCTGTCCGTCGACTATGGCAAGAAGTCCAAGCTTGAGTTCTCGGTCTACCCGGCTCCCCAGGTGTCCACTGCTGTGGTGGAGCCCTACAACTCCATCCTGACCACCCACACCACCCTGGAACACTCAGACTGCGCCTTCATGGTCGACAACGAGGCCATCTACGACATCTGCCGTCGGAACCTTGATATCGAGCATCCCACTTACACCAACCTGAACAGGCTGATCAGTCAGATCGTGTCCTCCATCACGGCTTCTCTGCGATTTGACGGTGCCCTCAACGTAGATCTGACAGAATTTCAGACCAACTTGGTGCCTTATCCTCGTATCCATTTCCCCCTGGCCACGTACGCCCCGGTCATCTCTGCTGAGAAAGCTTACCATGAGCAGTTGACTGTAGCCGAAATCACCAGTGCTTGCTTTGAGCCAGCCAACCAGTTGGTGAAATGTGACCCTCGCCACGGCAAGTACATGGCCTGCTGCCTTCTGTACCGCGGCGACGTGGTCCCCAAAGATGTGAATGCTGCCATTGCCACCATCAAAACAAAACGCACCATCCAGTTTGTGGACTGGTGCCCCACCGGTTTCAAGGTGGGCATCAATTACCAGCCCCCCACTGTTGTGCCTGGTGGAGATCTGGCCAAGGTCCAGAGGGCCGTGTGCATGCTGAGTAATACCACCGCCATCGCTGAGGCCTGGGCTCGTCTGGACCACAAGTTTGACCTGATGTACGCCAAACGGGCCTTTGTTTTCTGGTACGTGGGTGAGGGCATGGAGGAGGGTGAGTTCTCTGAGGCCAGAGAGGACATGGCTGCTCTGGAGAAGGATTATGAGGAGGTGGGAGCTGATACTGTtggagatgaggatgaagatggagaggagTATTAA